A region from the Aphis gossypii isolate Hap1 chromosome 1, ASM2018417v2, whole genome shotgun sequence genome encodes:
- the LOC114132342 gene encoding uncharacterized protein LOC114132342: protein MSQNCSTKNENRLLELTVSNDQLTQLHDSNILEDNKNTIKKVTSLNTSRLETKHKSNTCQKTYKVKLSNYKKHQNAFSTAYNELKMSYESIKKFKKDSLSDNNISEFGELEELDYIIHNTLQDKFGKTFLKPEAPSKKDHAVFVFNRNKPLLCVDINSTTGYQKLDSSIEEAYKYVWNNYLAVSEKNMKYHFWLQNIIKPNEFFDLHSVREYLLQNMFNKEQTAEKLETKLNDFYNNLHLKFINIINDVDDIHNPEKNAIRKNEHEELETNAENKLQMAIEEHKQKMDLKIKMLEIENENLKQKETECATQMRILLGELSFRNNKLNNAKDRVTLLTKEKNDLISMIQKMEVKDENYLTLKNKIAQEQKKNQNLRSILAEEYEKEDNSFLINKI, encoded by the exons ATGTCTCAAAATTGTTCTACTAAAAACGAAAATAGACTTTTAGAGTTAACCGTTAGTAACGATCAACTAACTCAATTGCatgattcaaatatattagaagacaataaaaatactataaaaaaggTTACGTCTTTAAATACCAGCAGGTTGGAAACGAAGCATAAAAGCAATACTTGTCAAAAAACATACAAAGTAAAACttagtaattacaaaaaacatCAGAATGCATTCAGTACAgcatataatgaattaaaaatgagcTACGAatcgattaaaaaatttaaaaaggatTCATTATCTGATAACAACATTTCAGAGTTTGGAGAACTTGAAGAACTTGATTAcata attCATAACACTTTGCAAGACAAATTTGGTAAAACATTCTTGAAACCAGAAGCTCCATCCAAAAAAGATCATGcagtttttgttttcaatcgTAATAAACCATTATTGTGTGTAGATATTAATTCCACAACTGGTTATCAAAAGTTAGATTCATCAATAGAAGAggcatataaatatgtatggaATAATTATTTGGCCGTATCTGAAAAGAACATGAAATATCATTTTTggcttcaaaatattattaaaccaaatGAATTCTTTGATTTACACTCCGTTAGAGAatacttattacaaaatatgtttaataaagaaCAGACTGctgaaaaattagaaacaaaattgaatgatttttataataatttacatttaaaatttataaatataataaatgacgtCGATGATATTCATAACCCAGAAAAAAACGCTATTAGAAAAAATGAACACGAAGAATTGGAAACAAATGCAGAAAATAAACTTCAGATGGCTATTGAAGagcataaacaaaaaatggatttgaaaataaaaatgttagaaatCGAAAAtgagaatttaaaacaaaaggaAACTGAATGTGCAACACAAATGAGAATTTTGTTAGGAGAACTGTCATttagaaacaataaattgaataatgctAAAGACCGAGtaacattattaacaaaagaaaaaaatgatctaaTTTCTATGATTCAAAAAATGGAAGTAAAAGATGAAAATTAtctaacacttaaaaataaaattgcacaagagcaaaaaaaaaatcaaaatttaagaagTATTTTAGCTGAAGAATATGAAAAAGaagataattcatttttaataaacaaaatctga